Proteins encoded within one genomic window of Saccharomyces paradoxus chromosome V, complete sequence:
- a CDS encoding 2-aminoadipate transaminase (Protein with 2-aminoadipate transaminase activity~similar to YER152C), with protein MTYREINFFKGHPSSRLLPREAVIQATAAILGPETREYDKDPYNRHPLTYGSDEGALWVREQICTFLNDQVFKFKNGARSRTQADYLNLNSGASYGMLNILLQTTLPHNGYTRQAFIITPTYFLINDCFTDAGFKGKMTAINEQGHNSIDFESLVSALDQHEAEPQPHSTTEIIQGPKLTKKVYKYVMYCIPTFANPSGNTYSLETRRRLVEIARKYDMLIITDDVYDILDYTTPSDELPSPPLRMVHIDRSTASLGEDSFGNTISNATFSKLIAPGLRFGYHESINANLARQLSKGGANVSGGTPSQLNSMIVGELLRSGAAQRCIAHLRSVYSERASILTSALKKYMPLGTEMPPLKGGYFAWITLPPAYNAMEISTILAKKFNVILADGSNFEVIGDEKNWGQSSFRLSVSFLEVDEIERGIELFGAVCKSHAITNNIVM; from the coding sequence ATGACGTACAGAgaaatcaatttcttcaaggGTCACCCGAGCTCGAGGTTGCTGCCTCGAGAGGCTGTGATTCAAGCGACTGCGGCTATACTGGGTCCCGAGACCAGGGAGTACGATAAGGACCCCTATAATAGGCATCCGCTGACATACGGTTCTGATGAAGGTGCCCTGTGGGTACGAGAGCAGATCTGTACGTTTTTGAATGATCAGGTATTCAAGTTCAAAAATGGGGCTCGGAGCAGGACACAGGCAgattatttgaatttaaacAGCGGCGCTTCGTATGGCATGCTGAACATCCTTCTGCAAACAACCTTGCCACATAACGGGTACACTAGGCAGGCGTTCATTATTACGCCAACGTATTTCTTGATTAATGATTGTTTCACAGACGCGGGATTCAAGGGGAAGATGACCGCTATCAACGAGCAGGGCCACAACTCGATTGATTTCGAGTCGTTGGTTTCCGCCCTTGACCAGCACGAGGCGGAGCCCCAGCCCCACAGTACCACAGAGATTATCCAGGGGCCAAAGTTGACCAAGAAAGTCTACAAGTATGTTATGTACTGCATCCCGACGTTTGCGAATCCATCGGGAAATACATACTCGCTTGAGACCAGGCGCAGACTCGTCGAAATCGCTCGGAAGTACGACATGCTGATCATCACGGATGACGTGTACGATATTCTAGATTACACGACCCCCTCGGATGAGCTGCCTTCTCCGCCTTTGAGGATGGTGCACATAGATAGAAGTACGGCGTCTTTGGGCGAAGACTCGTTTGGAAATACGATCTCTAATGCGACTTTCTCCAAACTGATTGCCCCCGGGCTCAGATTCGGATACCACGAATCCATCAATGCGAATCTCGCCAGACAGCTGTCTAAAGGTGGCGCAAACGTCTCTGGCGGAACTCCCTCACAACTCAACTCCATGATCGTGGGAGAGTTACTGCGTAGTGGCGCCGCCCAGAGGTGCATTGCACATTTGAGATCCGTATACTCCGAAAGGGCCTCTATCTTGACCTCTGCGCTCAAGAAATACATGCCTTTAGGAACCGAGATGCCGCCACTGAAAGGCGGCTATTTCGCCTGGATCACCCTGCCACCAGCGTACAATGCCATGGAGATATCAACCATTCTGGCCAAGAAGTTCAATGTCATCCTTGCCGACGGCTCGAACTTCGAGGTCATCGGCGATGAGAAAAACTGGGGTCAGTCATCCTTTAGGCTTTCTGTCAGCTTCCTAGAggttgatgaaattgaaaggGGGATTGAGCTCTTTGGTGCTGTTTGCAAATCTCATGCAATCACTAATAACATAGTTATGTAG
- the PET122 gene encoding Pet122p (Mitochondrial translational activator specific for the COX3 mRNA~similar to YER153C) encodes MLAITKRMMSTDVRSRILLSSLNGDMPDALALLRQQQQTSVDVELLHTMLARAAALAHADTIAYMWYQHVMPRRLPVEGRLLCDMAGVALHQDKLFLPAQFLRHYQAMNRDRATSPEDEMVEYELRRVKVEAFARGTIYTTALREKWKVFLQEMDTLPGRPPLRLRDFPQLTRAMGIALAQQEEQVAALALFGRQPLVIKNEWSLPLLLAGVLWHVPGPAQARRVLAEFRQSYRGLPLLDAEMVIKRRGFEINT; translated from the coding sequence ATGTTGGCTATCACGAAGAGAATGATGAGCACCGATGTGCGGTCGCGAATACTGCTAAGCAGCTTAAACGGGGATATGCCGGACGCACTGGCGCTGCTGCGTCAGCAGCAGCAGACCAGTGTAGATGTAGAGCTGCTGCACACGATGCTAGCACGAGCTGCTGCGCTTGCGCATGCCGACACCATAGCATACATGTGGTACCAGCATGTAATGCCACGCCGACTGCCAGTAGAGGGTCGGCTGCTGTGCGACATGGCTGGCGTAGCATTACACCAGGACAAGCTCTTCTTGCCTGCGCAGTTCCTGCGGCACTACCAGGCGATGAACCGCGACCGTGCCACTAGCCcagaagatgaaatggTCGAGTATGAGCTTAGACGAGTCAAAGTCGAAGCATTTGCGCGTGGTACAATATACACCACGGCACTCAGGGAAAAGTGGAAGGTATTCTTGCAGGAGATGGATACGCTACCGGGGCGGCCGCCCTTAAGGCTGCGCGACTTCCCGCAATTGACCAGGGCTATGGGCATAGCCCTTGCGCAGCAGGAAGAGCAAGTGGCAGCACTGGCATTGTTTGGACGACAGCCCCTAGTGATAAAGAACGAATGGTCGCTGCCGCTCCTATTGGCTGGTGTCCTATGGCATGTTCCCGGCCCAGCACAAGCGCGACGTGTGCTGGCGGAGTTCCGTCAAAGTTATCGCGGGCTGCCGCTGTTGGATGCCGAAATGGTGATAAAGAGAAGAGGATTTGAGATCAACACGTGA
- the OXA1 gene encoding membrane insertase OXA1 (Mitochondrial inner membrane insertase~similar to YER154W), which yields MFKLTSRLVTSRFAASSRLATARTIVSPRPFPSWISFQAKRFNSTGSNANDISEIQTQLPSIDELTASPPSLSASTSDLIANTTQTVGELSSHIGYLNSIGLAQTWYWPSDIIQHVLEAVHVYSGLPWWGTIAATTILIRCLMFPLYVKSSDTVARNSHIKPELDALNNKLMSTTDLQQGQLVAMQRKKLLSSHGIKNRWLAAPMLQIPIALGFFNALRHMANYPVDGFANQGAAWFTDLTQADPYLGLQVITAAVFISFTRLGGETGAQQFSSPMKRLFTILPIISIPATMNLSSAVVLYFAFNGAFSVLQTLILRNKWVRSKLKITDVAKPRAPIAGASSTENMGIFQSLKHNIQKARDQAERRQLMQDNEKKLQESFKEKRQNSKIKIVHKSNFINNKK from the coding sequence ATGTTCAAACTCACCTCTCGACTCGTCACGTCCAGGTTTGCCGCCTCTTCTAGACTGGCCACCGCTCGCACCATAGTTTCGCCTCGACCCTTTCCGTCATGGATCTCTTTTCAGGCTAAGAGATTCAATTCGACAGGCTCAAATGCCAATGATATCTCGGAAATTCAAACCCAGTTGCCCTCCATCGATGAGCTAACCGCTTCGCCCCCCTCTCTTTCCGCTTCCACTTCGGACCTTATCGCTAATACGACCCAAACTGTGGGCGAATTGTCCTCCCATATAGGCTATCTAAATAGCATCGGCTTGGCCCAAACCTGGTACTGGCCCTCCGACATTATCCAACACGTCTTGGAGGCCGTTCACGTTTACTCTGGGTTGCCTTGGTGGGGAACCATCGCCGCCACCACCATTCTCATTCGATGTCTCATGTTTCCCCTCTATGTCAAGTCCTCTGACACTGTTGCCAGGAATTCCCATATCAAGCCCGAGCTGGACGCCTTAAATAATAAGCTGATGTCCACTACGGATTTGCAACAGGGTCAACTAGTCGCTATGcagagaaaaaaactgcTTTCTTCGCACGGTATTAAGAACAGATGGCTGGCCGCACCCATGCTACAAATTCCAATAGCTCTCGGGTTTTTCAATGCTTTGAGACACATGGCTAATTATCCAGTAGATGGGTTCGCTAATCAAGGTGCCGCCTGGTTTACAGACTTGACTCAAGCAGACCCTTACTTAGGTTTACAAGTAATTACTGCCGCGGTATTCATCTCGTTTACAAGGCTGGGTGGTGAGACCGGTGCTCAACAATTCAGTTCCCCTATGAAGCGTCTTTTCACCATTCTACCGATCATTTCTATACCGGCCACAATGAACTTATCATCCGCCGTGGTTCTTTACTTCGCCTTTAATGGTGCCTTCTCCGTCTTACAGACACTCATTCTAAGAAACAAATGGGTTCGTTCCAAACTGAAGATAACGGATGTAGCTAAACCAAGGGCACCTATTGCTGGCGCTTCCTCTACGGAGAATATGGGCATCTTCCAATCTTTAAAGCATAACATTCAAAAGGCAAGAGACCAGGCGGAAAGAAGGCAATTGATGCAAgataatgagaaaaaattacaagaaagCTTCAAGGAGAAAAGACAGAATTCCAAGATCAAAATCGTCCACAAATCAAACTTCattaataacaaaaaataa
- the UBP3 gene encoding mRNA-binding ubiquitin-specific protease UBP3 (Ubiquitin-specific protease involved in transport and osmotic response~similar to YER151C): MNMQDANKEESYSMYPKTSSPPPPTPTNMQIPIYQAPLPMYGYTQAPYLYPTQIPAYSFNMVNQNQSIYHQGSSPHHLPPQNNLSGGNSTNNSNINKKKWHSNGIANNNGNNSSNQGANSGANGMNYNKSHTYHHNYSNNHIPMMNSPNNGNSVGLKKQANSSNGNGSSATSPSYSSYNSSSQYELYKFDVTKVKNLKENSSNFIQLPLFINTTEAEFAAASAQRYELNLKALNLNSESLENPCVEKGSVHHHAKSHSIPKHNEETKTETHEEEEDVNDKKPHASKDTHEHKRKIEVKKEDSKQDHNEKVMQESQPTALPVVDKKEPEEPVEDDTSKTSSPSPSSPAVKSWSAIASDAIKSRQASNKPASGSIVTKTPTSGTTAGVSPTSTAAATLGKSSPPLLSKQPQRKDKKYVPPSTKGIEPLGSIALRMCFDPDFISYVLRNKDAENKIPVHSIIPRGIINRANICFMSSVLQVLLYCQPFIDVINVLSTRNTNSRIGTSSCKLLDACLTMYKQFDKETYEKKFIENAEDTEKSTETDTKKPSKSKNFQHNAVADAVKPDEFYKTLSTIPKFKDLQWGHQEDAEEFLTHLLDQLHEELISAIDGLTDNEIQNMLQSINDEQLKVFFIRNLSRYGKAEFIKNASPRLKELIEKYGVINDDSTEENGWHEVSGSSKRGKKTKTAAKRTVEIVPSPISKLFGGQFRSVLDIPNNKESQSITLDPFQTIQLDISDSSVDDLETAFKKFSEYELLPFKSSSGNDVEAKKQTFIDKLPQVLLIQFKRFSFINNVNKDNAMTNYNAYNGRIEKIRKKIKYDHELIIPEESMSSVTLKNHTSGIDDRRYKLTGVIYHHGVSSDGGHYTADVYHSEHNKWYRIDDVNITELEDNDVLKGGEEASDSRTAYILMYQKRS; the protein is encoded by the coding sequence ATGAACATGCAAGACGCCAACAAAGAGGAGTCGTACTCAATGTATCCGAAAACCTCTTCTCCACCACCACCTACGCCAACCAACATGCAGATTCCTATTTACCAAGCGCCTTTGCCGATGTACGGCTACACCCAGGCCCCATATTTATACCCTACACAAATACCTGCTTACTCGTTTAACATGGTCAACCAAAACCAGTCAATTTACCATCAAGGTAGCAGCCCACACCACTTGCCTCCTCAAAACAATCTTAGCGGTGGGAACAGTACCAATAACAGCAAcataaataagaaaaagtgGCACTCTAATGGCATTGCCAACAACAACGGAAACAACAGCAGTAATCAAGGCGCCAACTCCGGCGCTAACGGCATGAACTACAACAAATCTCACACATACCATCACAATTACTCGAACAATCATATTCCCATGATGAACTCTCCAAACAATGGCAACAGTGTGGGCCTGAAGAAACAGGCCAATTCTTCCAACGGCAACGGTTCTTCGGCTACTTCTCCGTCATACTCTTCTTACAACTCTTCATCACAGTATGAATTATACAAGTTTGATGTAACTAAAGTAAAGAACCTCAAggaaaattcatcaaactTCATCCAATTACCACTGTTCATAAACACGACGGAAGCAGAATTTGCCGCAGCAAGTGCCCAGAGGTACGAATTAAACTTGAAAGCGTTAAACCTGAACTCCGAAAGCTTGGAAAATCCATGTGTAGAAAAGGGCTCCGTCCATCATCACGCAAAAAGTCATAGTATACCAAAACataatgaagaaacaaAGACGGAAACACacgaggaagaagaagatgtaaatgataaaaaacCACATGCGAGCAAGGATACTCATGAAcataaaaggaaaatagaAGTAAAGAAAGAGGATTCTAAGCAGGACCATAATGAAAAGGTTATGCAGGAATCTCAACCTACTGCTTTACCCGTGGTGgataaaaaagaaccaGAGGAGCCTGTTGAAGATGATACCTCCAAAACATCTTCACCTTCACCCTCGTCTCCAGCAGTGAAATCCTGGTCTGCCATAGCATCAGATGCGATCAAGAGTAGACAAGCAAGTAACAAGCCAGCCTCCGGTTCGATCGTTACTAAAACACCCACCTCTGGTACGACTGCGGGTGTTTCACCAACAAGCACAGCCGCGGCAACTCTAGGGAAATCTAGCCCTCCACTGTTGTCCAAGCAGCCTCAAAGAAAGGATAAAAAGTACGTTCCACCTTCTACAAAGGGCATCGAACCACTGGGTTCGATTGCATTAAGAATGTGTTTTGATCCTGATTTCATTAGTTACGTATTACGGAATAAGGACGCCGAAAACAAAATCCCAGTCCATTCCATTATTCCAAGGGGCATAATCAACAGAGCTAATATTTGCTTTATGAGTTCCGTGTTACAAGTTTTACTTTACTGCCAGCCATTTATCGATGTAATTAACGTTCTTAGTACACGGAACACCAATTCAAGAATCGGCACATCATCTTGTAAATTATTAGATGCCTGTTTGACTATGTATAAGCAATTCGATAAGGAAACCtatgagaaaaaatttatagAAAATGCCGAAGATACTGAAAAATCCACCGAAACTGATACAAAGAAACCATCAAAATCCAAGAATTTCCAACACAACGCCGTTGCCGATGCCGTCAAACCTGAtgaattttacaaaactTTGTCTACTATACCAAAATTTAAGGACTTGCAATGGGGCCATCAGGAAGACGcagaagaatttttgactCATTTGTTAGACCAATTACATGAAGAGTTAATCTCCGCAATTGATGGTTTAACGGATAATGAGATTCAAAATATGTTGCAAAGTATTAATGATGAACAattaaaagttttcttcattagaAACCTATCACGTTATGGAAAAGCGGAGTTTATCAAAAATGCTAGTCCTAGGTTGAAGGAGTTgatagaaaaatatggcGTGATTAATGACGACTCCACTGAAGAGAATGGTTGGCATGAAGTAAGTGGATCTAGCAAAAGAGGCAAGAAAACCAAGACTGCCGCCAAGAGAACCGTGGAGATTGTTCCATCACCAATTTCGAAACTCTTTGGTGGACAGTTCAGATCTGTTTTAGATATACCGAACAATAAGGAATCTCAATCAATTACACTAGATCCCTTCCAAACAATTCAGTTAGACATTTCAGACTCTAGTGTGGATGATTTAGAAACtgcattcaaaaaattcagcGAATACGAATTACTTCCATTTAAGTCCTCATCAGGCAATGATGTTGAGGCCAAGAAGCAAACTTTCATCGATAAATTACCGCAAGTTCTTTTAATCCAGTTTAAGAGATTTTCATTCATAAATAATGTGAATAAAGATAACGCAATGACGAACTATAACGCATACAATGGACGTATTGAGAAGattaggaaaaaaattaaatatgACCATGAATTAATCATACCCGAAGAATCAATGTCTTCCGTAACACTAAAGAACCATACTTCAGGGATTGATGATAGAAGATATAAGTTAACTGGGGTGATATACCATCATGGGGTAAGTTCCGACGGCGGTCATTACACGGCGGATGTTTATCATAGCGAGCATAATAAATGGTACAGAATAGATGATGTAAATATCACCGAGTTGGAGGACAATGACGTTTTGAAGGGTGGAGAAGAAGCTTCCGATTCGAGAACCGCCTACATTTTAATGTACCAAAAGAGAAGTTAA